A single region of the Pyrodictium occultum genome encodes:
- a CDS encoding slipin family protein codes for MALIIIAYSIRVVREYERAVVFRLGRVVGVKGPGLIIVVPFIDRVTVIDLRIHTVDVPRQRIITKDNVEVSVDAVVYYRVQDPLKAVLTVRNYNVAVTLLSQTVLRDVIGKSELDDLLSRREELNKELQRILDELTDPWGIKVTAVTLKEVVLPEGMVRAMARQAEAERWRRAKIIEAEGERQAAKILEEAAQTYERHPAALRLRELQALIEVAKEKNTVVFYPITLGAEAASLAALGLEAGRRARERREEG; via the coding sequence ATAGCCCTCATAATAATCGCCTACAGCATACGGGTGGTGAGGGAGTACGAGCGCGCCGTCGTGTTCAGGCTCGGAAGAGTCGTGGGGGTGAAGGGGCCCGGGCTCATCATAGTGGTGCCCTTCATAGACAGGGTGACGGTGATAGACCTGCGCATACACACCGTCGACGTGCCCCGCCAGAGGATAATAACCAAGGACAACGTGGAGGTCTCAGTGGACGCGGTGGTCTACTACCGGGTCCAGGACCCGCTGAAAGCCGTGCTCACGGTGCGCAACTACAACGTCGCCGTCACCCTCCTCTCCCAGACAGTGCTGCGGGACGTGATAGGGAAGAGCGAGCTGGACGACCTCCTCTCCAGGAGGGAGGAGCTGAACAAGGAGCTGCAGAGGATACTCGACGAGCTCACAGACCCCTGGGGGATAAAGGTCACAGCTGTGACCCTCAAGGAGGTGGTGCTCCCAGAGGGCATGGTCAGGGCCATGGCCAGGCAGGCGGAGGCGGAGAGGTGGCGCCGCGCCAAGATAATAGAGGCTGAGGGCGAGCGCCAGGCGGCCAAGATACTGGAGGAGGCCGCCCAGACCTACGAGAGGCACCCCGCCGCCCTCCGGCTCAGGGAGCTCCAGGCGCTCATAGAGGTCGCCAAGGAGAAGAACACGGTCGTATTCTACCCCATAACGCTCGGCGCCGAGGCGGCCTCCCTGGCGGCCCTGGGCCTCGAGGCGGGGAGGAGGGCGAGGGAGAGGCGGGAGGAGGGCTAG
- a CDS encoding MarR family transcriptional regulator produces the protein MAEPRGGEVCRVLEALARTGAAAPEYLAAVTGLPRGRVEAILALLEASGVVERAGSAAAACPCSRCPLARVCGVPRGGARVRLYRVRRGALEACKRQQPVGEHPQAGGEAQG, from the coding sequence GTGGCTGAGCCCCGGGGAGGCGAGGTCTGCCGGGTGCTGGAGGCGCTCGCCAGGACCGGGGCCGCGGCGCCCGAGTACCTGGCGGCGGTCACGGGGCTGCCGAGGGGCAGGGTTGAGGCTATACTGGCGCTCCTCGAGGCCTCCGGGGTCGTCGAGAGAGCCGGGTCCGCGGCGGCCGCGTGCCCCTGCAGCCGCTGCCCCCTGGCGAGGGTGTGCGGGGTCCCTCGAGGCGGGGCCAGGGTCAGGCTCTACCGGGTGAGGCGCGGGGCGCTAGAGGCCTGCAAGCGCCAGCAGCCTGTCGGCGAGCACCCCCAGGCCGGCGGCGAGGCCCAGGGCTAG
- the lysS gene encoding homocitrate synthase, with protein MGGVGGERPGSLRVGLLDSTLREGEQTPGVSFTVEQKLEIARLLDQAGVAMIEAGHPSVAPDVREAVRRIIGLKREGIIRGAEIVAHSRAARSDIEEAASLEPDRVAIFYGVSDIHLRYKHRVSREEALSIIGEMVEYAREHGVKVRFTAEDATRADYGFLVEAVRAARDAGADRVSIADTVGIATPYAMRRLFESLRRDVPGVEYDVHAHNDLGLAVANSLAAAEGGATIIHVTVNGLGERAGIAPLEQVAVALKRHYGVEVVDLKLIPQLSRLVERYSGVPVPPNAPVVGENAFIHKAGVHVAGVLRNPETYEPYPPEWLGRTRDYTIDKYTGRRGLQARLERLGVRVSEEELQKILQEVKRRSGARWLRDEDLLEIAEEVTGRALRPRPPEEIEALVTVKCEANVYTTSVARRLSVIPGVEEVAEVTGENDILLRVRARSPVELNQVVEAIRGTRGVRETYTMLVLRRIPLSDGARPQAAGRG; from the coding sequence CTGGGCGGTGTCGGCGGGGAGAGGCCCGGCAGCCTCCGGGTGGGGCTGCTGGACTCCACGCTCCGGGAGGGCGAGCAGACGCCGGGCGTGAGCTTCACTGTGGAGCAGAAGCTGGAGATAGCCAGGCTCCTCGACCAGGCAGGTGTCGCTATGATTGAGGCCGGCCACCCCAGCGTCGCGCCCGATGTCAGGGAGGCGGTGCGGAGGATCATAGGGCTGAAGAGGGAGGGGATTATACGCGGGGCCGAGATAGTGGCCCACAGCAGGGCGGCGCGGAGCGACATAGAGGAGGCTGCCTCGCTGGAGCCGGACAGGGTGGCGATATTCTACGGGGTGAGCGACATACATCTCCGCTACAAGCACCGGGTGAGCAGGGAGGAGGCCCTCTCCATTATAGGCGAGATGGTGGAGTACGCCAGGGAGCACGGCGTGAAGGTGAGGTTCACGGCTGAGGACGCCACCAGGGCTGACTACGGCTTCCTCGTGGAGGCTGTGAGGGCTGCTAGGGACGCTGGAGCGGACAGGGTGTCCATAGCCGACACGGTGGGCATAGCCACGCCCTACGCTATGAGGAGGCTGTTCGAGAGCCTCCGCCGCGACGTGCCGGGGGTGGAGTACGATGTCCACGCCCACAACGACCTGGGCCTAGCGGTTGCCAACAGCCTGGCGGCGGCGGAGGGGGGAGCCACGATCATCCACGTGACGGTCAACGGGCTGGGGGAGAGGGCTGGGATAGCCCCGCTCGAGCAGGTCGCGGTGGCGCTGAAGCGCCACTACGGGGTCGAGGTGGTGGACCTCAAGCTCATCCCCCAGCTCTCCAGGCTCGTGGAGCGCTACAGCGGCGTCCCGGTGCCCCCCAACGCGCCGGTGGTGGGGGAGAACGCGTTCATCCACAAGGCGGGCGTCCACGTGGCCGGGGTGCTGCGGAACCCCGAGACCTATGAGCCCTACCCGCCCGAGTGGCTGGGGAGGACGAGGGACTACACGATAGACAAGTACACCGGCCGCCGCGGGCTCCAGGCCAGGCTGGAGAGGCTGGGTGTGCGGGTCTCCGAGGAGGAGCTGCAGAAGATCCTCCAGGAGGTTAAGAGGAGGAGCGGCGCCAGGTGGCTCCGCGACGAGGACCTGCTGGAGATAGCCGAGGAGGTTACTGGCCGCGCCCTGAGGCCCAGGCCCCCGGAGGAGATAGAGGCGCTCGTCACCGTGAAGTGCGAGGCAAACGTGTACACGACCAGCGTGGCTAGGAGGCTGAGCGTGATCCCCGGCGTGGAGGAGGTGGCAGAGGTGACGGGGGAGAACGACATCCTCCTGCGGGTCCGCGCCCGGAGCCCGGTGGAGCTCAACCAGGTGGTGGAGGCTATAAGAGGGACCCGGGGCGTCCGGGAGACCTACACAATGCTGGTCCTCCGCCGCATCCCCCTCAGCGACGGCGCGCGGCCCCAGGCCGCCGGCCGGGGCTAG
- a CDS encoding roadblock/LC7 domain-containing protein, which translates to MSSPMRVVLTDFTRIEGVTAAAIVSKDGFVIDYVHTGEASIDPDSLAAMVTTLYGAATRLGEELNLGDITDVIIEYRNNYVLFDDVGEALTVLVADRRAILGRLRYELKKQRERIRSAL; encoded by the coding sequence ATGTCCTCCCCTATGAGGGTGGTGCTCACAGACTTCACCAGGATAGAGGGTGTAACAGCCGCGGCTATAGTGTCCAAGGACGGCTTCGTGATAGACTATGTGCATACGGGGGAGGCCAGCATAGACCCGGACTCGCTCGCCGCCATGGTCACGACGCTCTACGGCGCCGCCACGAGGCTGGGCGAGGAGCTGAACCTGGGCGACATAACGGACGTGATAATAGAGTATCGGAACAACTACGTCCTATTCGACGACGTGGGCGAGGCCCTGACAGTACTGGTGGCCGACCGCCGCGCCATACTCGGCAGGCTCCGCTACGAGCTGAAGAAGCAGAGGGAGAGGATAAGGAGCGCGCTCTAG
- a CDS encoding phosphate signaling complex PhoU family protein has translation MTRPIELALSEIGELLDRLFDTALASLDTAMKLVSGEESDAGKVESYSREAARLRQEVIEKTVEALARFQPVASDLRRLTAYMEASYDLFRVSRYALEIARLYGRLPRNCQEVAHEAPGLRGKVEEMLSTAYVALQAEDPEKARSVILLDEEVDRAYVEALDRLAASEQLPRCEVARVLLLRHLERIADHAVYIASAAHYVATGERLEPS, from the coding sequence TTGACGCGCCCCATAGAGCTGGCGCTCTCCGAGATAGGCGAGCTGCTCGACCGGCTATTCGACACCGCGCTTGCATCCCTAGACACCGCTATGAAGCTGGTCTCCGGCGAGGAGAGCGACGCGGGGAAGGTGGAGAGCTACAGCAGGGAGGCTGCACGCCTCCGCCAGGAGGTTATTGAGAAGACCGTGGAGGCGCTGGCGCGCTTCCAGCCGGTGGCGAGCGACCTGCGCCGCCTTACAGCCTACATGGAGGCGTCCTACGACCTCTTCCGGGTCTCCCGGTATGCGCTCGAGATAGCCCGGCTCTACGGGAGGCTCCCCCGCAACTGCCAGGAGGTCGCCCACGAGGCCCCGGGGCTCCGCGGCAAGGTGGAGGAGATGCTCTCCACCGCCTACGTGGCGCTGCAGGCCGAGGACCCGGAGAAGGCCCGCTCCGTGATCCTCCTCGACGAGGAGGTAGACAGGGCGTACGTGGAGGCCCTCGACCGGCTCGCGGCGAGCGAGCAGCTCCCCCGCTGCGAGGTCGCCAGGGTGCTCCTCCTACGCCACCTCGAGAGGATAGCGGACCACGCCGTCTACATAGCCTCGGCGGCCCACTACGTGGCCACCGGGGAGAGGCTGGAGCCCTCCTAG
- a CDS encoding ARMT1-like domain-containing protein, with protein sequence MLQAEVVWLVGFGVRVRRREPLDPLECVACLVYERLQAVAGDRAREARVLAKAAELVARWPSRTSVFVESYDYVERLLGVHDLYREKREELSHAVLEALGALDLAGMEDWEIFSLMAAANGVDIPMPGYRPGLEKLLRGLRDRAAWLGLGEGDVEKLLGASERIVVVLDNAGEAVLDIAAAGELARRAGKPLYLVARGEPYEVDVTAREAVELAARLEPGARVVSTGGRYPVFHPRASQESRSLLADGSLVLVKGIANLEAFLDYPDAAGPGASLVFMLRAKCGPLSRFFRVGHAEPVVASAEWLLERLREWRSPGG encoded by the coding sequence GTGCTGCAGGCGGAGGTGGTCTGGTTAGTTGGATTCGGGGTCCGTGTGAGGAGGAGGGAGCCCCTGGACCCCCTGGAGTGTGTCGCCTGCCTCGTTTACGAGAGGCTGCAGGCCGTCGCGGGCGACCGGGCCAGGGAGGCCAGGGTCCTGGCTAAGGCCGCTGAGCTGGTGGCCAGGTGGCCGAGCAGGACCAGCGTGTTCGTGGAGAGCTACGACTATGTGGAGAGGCTGCTGGGCGTCCACGACTTGTACCGTGAGAAGAGGGAGGAGCTGAGCCACGCCGTCCTCGAGGCCCTCGGGGCCCTGGACCTGGCGGGCATGGAGGACTGGGAGATCTTCTCCCTCATGGCCGCTGCTAACGGCGTCGACATACCGATGCCGGGGTACCGGCCGGGGCTGGAGAAGCTGCTCCGGGGGCTGCGGGACCGCGCGGCATGGCTGGGGCTCGGGGAGGGCGACGTCGAGAAGCTGCTGGGGGCTTCGGAGAGGATAGTGGTTGTGCTCGACAACGCGGGAGAGGCGGTGCTAGACATAGCCGCGGCGGGCGAGCTCGCCAGGAGGGCCGGCAAACCCCTCTACCTGGTCGCCAGGGGCGAGCCCTACGAGGTGGACGTGACCGCCAGGGAGGCCGTGGAGCTGGCCGCGAGGCTCGAGCCGGGGGCGAGGGTGGTGAGCACCGGGGGCAGGTACCCCGTCTTCCATCCCAGGGCGTCCCAGGAGTCCAGGAGCCTGCTCGCCGACGGGAGCCTGGTGCTGGTTAAGGGGATAGCCAACCTGGAGGCGTTCCTAGACTACCCCGACGCCGCGGGGCCCGGGGCCAGCCTGGTGTTCATGCTCAGGGCGAAGTGCGGGCCCCTCTCCAGGTTCTTCAGGGTGGGCCACGCGGAGCCCGTGGTGGCATCGGCCGAGTGGCTGCTGGAGAGGCTCCGGGAGTGGAGGAGCCCCGGGGGCTAG
- a CDS encoding UbiA-like polyprenyltransferase: MARAAWDPGRLSRRSRLHALMRLVRIEHTLFSLPFAYAGAVLACPRCLGPREAALIALAVLGLRTAAMAYNNIADLDIDRLNPRTRSRPLVAGAVGLRDAWALVAAGSLLYYASAALLNRYALLLSPLLWLAAITYPHAKRLHWLPHLHLGLVLGSVVFGGAVAAYGGRARGAWDLLHHVPWLYVAAVALWVAGFDTYYAIMDMEFDRSMGLGSIPARLGPRGALWASRLMHAAAAVLMLASVPAYGLGPAAAAGLAAAALLLAYQHLLLARRGLEAVPRAFNTNLALGLAAGLGVLADRLLALAGL; encoded by the coding sequence TTGGCCAGGGCCGCCTGGGACCCGGGGAGGCTCTCCCGCCGCTCCCGGCTCCACGCGCTCATGAGGCTCGTGAGGATAGAGCACACCCTCTTCAGCCTCCCCTTCGCCTACGCCGGGGCTGTGCTGGCCTGCCCCCGCTGCCTGGGGCCCAGGGAGGCCGCGCTCATAGCCCTCGCCGTGCTGGGGCTCCGCACCGCGGCCATGGCGTACAACAACATAGCCGACCTGGACATCGACAGGCTGAACCCGAGGACGAGGAGCAGGCCCCTGGTGGCCGGGGCCGTGGGGCTCCGGGACGCCTGGGCGCTGGTGGCGGCGGGCTCCCTCCTCTACTACGCCTCAGCCGCCCTGCTGAACCGCTACGCGCTCCTCCTCTCCCCCCTGCTCTGGCTGGCGGCAATTACCTACCCGCACGCTAAGAGGCTCCACTGGCTCCCCCACCTCCACCTGGGCCTCGTGCTGGGCTCCGTGGTCTTCGGCGGCGCGGTGGCCGCCTACGGGGGCCGCGCCCGGGGCGCCTGGGACCTGCTCCACCACGTGCCGTGGCTCTACGTGGCGGCGGTGGCGCTCTGGGTCGCGGGCTTCGACACGTACTACGCCATAATGGACATGGAGTTCGACAGGAGCATGGGGCTCGGCAGCATACCCGCCCGGCTAGGCCCCCGGGGCGCCCTATGGGCCTCCAGGCTGATGCACGCCGCGGCAGCGGTCCTCATGCTGGCCTCGGTGCCGGCCTACGGGCTGGGGCCGGCAGCGGCGGCCGGCCTGGCGGCGGCGGCGCTGCTCCTGGCCTACCAGCACCTCCTCCTAGCCCGCCGGGGCCTCGAGGCGGTGCCCCGCGCCTTCAACACCAACCTAGCCCTGGGCCTCGCCGCCGGCCTGGGGGTGCTCGCCGACAGGCTGCTGGCGCTTGCAGGCCTCTAG
- a CDS encoding DUF2153 domain-containing protein, whose protein sequence is MSRPGEIRVVDYAFLKQLDEWVKMQRKLLDTFRETAGRVEEGDRLDIIVATRAAFQHMMRTIKAFDNWLQDPIIIAHVPREMLLEVWKVMYNVLQQLLEIDIKHTSDVRNLLEELAREGKLNPLVATVKQVGEEEEMGGRRPPTMMI, encoded by the coding sequence ATGAGCAGGCCTGGTGAGATACGTGTGGTAGACTACGCGTTCCTCAAGCAGCTGGACGAGTGGGTGAAGATGCAGAGGAAGCTGCTGGACACATTCAGGGAGACCGCTGGGAGGGTTGAGGAGGGGGACAGGCTCGACATAATAGTGGCTACCAGGGCGGCGTTCCAGCACATGATGAGGACCATCAAGGCTTTCGACAACTGGCTCCAGGACCCCATTATAATAGCCCATGTGCCCAGGGAGATGCTGCTGGAGGTGTGGAAGGTTATGTACAACGTGCTGCAGCAGCTGCTGGAGATAGACATCAAGCACACCAGCGACGTGAGGAACCTGCTGGAGGAGCTGGCGCGGGAGGGCAAGCTGAACCCGCTGGTGGCCACGGTTAAGCAGGTGGGCGAGGAGGAGGAGATGGGCGGCAGGCGTCCACCGACAATGATGATATAA
- a CDS encoding menaquinone biosynthesis family protein yields MAVLRVAHTPDPDDAYMFYGIVKGAVRLPGYERVEHLVEDIETLNRRLVEEGCEVEVTAASAHAYAYLADRYYLMTAGASMGEGYGPILVARGRLQGLRGARVAVPGRYTTARLLLRLATGGGYREVYARFDRIPGMVLRGEADAGLLIHEAQLTYSEMGLVKVLDLWEWWSSVARGLPMPLGVDLASRRLGREEAARLRGALQESIRYAWSHHREALEYAAGFARSGSLEQIDRFVRMYVNERTLDMGVEGRRAHRLLYEMAWDERLIPEPVEPEFV; encoded by the coding sequence GTGGCTGTCCTCCGTGTAGCCCACACCCCGGACCCCGACGACGCCTACATGTTCTACGGTATCGTCAAGGGGGCGGTGCGGCTGCCGGGCTACGAACGGGTCGAGCACCTGGTGGAGGATATCGAGACCCTGAACCGCCGGCTGGTGGAGGAGGGCTGTGAGGTCGAGGTAACGGCTGCCAGCGCCCACGCCTACGCCTACCTGGCGGACCGCTACTACCTGATGACCGCGGGGGCGAGCATGGGCGAGGGCTACGGCCCCATACTGGTCGCCCGGGGTAGGCTGCAGGGGCTCCGCGGCGCCAGGGTGGCGGTGCCAGGCCGCTACACCACCGCCCGGCTCCTCCTGCGGCTCGCCACGGGCGGCGGCTACCGGGAGGTCTACGCCAGGTTCGACAGGATCCCCGGCATGGTTCTCCGGGGCGAGGCTGACGCCGGCCTACTGATACACGAGGCCCAGCTGACCTACAGTGAGATGGGGCTGGTCAAGGTGCTCGACCTCTGGGAGTGGTGGAGCAGCGTCGCCCGCGGGCTCCCGATGCCGCTGGGCGTGGACCTGGCCTCCAGGAGGCTTGGCCGGGAGGAGGCAGCGAGGCTGCGGGGGGCGCTGCAGGAGAGCATCAGGTACGCGTGGAGCCACCACCGGGAGGCCCTGGAGTACGCAGCCGGCTTCGCTAGGAGCGGGAGCCTGGAGCAGATAGACAGGTTCGTGCGGATGTATGTGAACGAGCGCACCCTGGACATGGGCGTGGAGGGGAGGAGGGCCCACCGCCTCCTCTACGAGATGGCCTGGGACGAGCGCCTCATACCTGAGCCTGTGGAGCCCGAGTTCGTGTAG